A genomic stretch from Bacteroidota bacterium includes:
- a CDS encoding response regulator transcription factor: PVILLTARVATEDRVHGLDAGADDYLVKPFAMDELVARIRALGRRKATPPRRRIAIGKLTLDLEPLQLSVGDQPLDVPRRELTVLAGLAETRGAAVSKERLLDLVYGTGSATDEKVIEVYVSRLRKRLAGHGVTIRVMRGIGYALKAEDP, encoded by the coding sequence TCCGGTGATCCTTTTGACAGCGCGCGTCGCGACCGAAGACAGGGTACACGGCCTGGACGCAGGTGCTGACGACTACCTCGTCAAGCCATTCGCGATGGATGAACTGGTGGCCCGCATCCGCGCGCTCGGACGCCGCAAGGCCACTCCGCCCCGGCGCCGGATCGCGATCGGGAAACTCACGCTCGATCTTGAGCCACTGCAACTCAGCGTGGGCGACCAGCCGCTCGATGTGCCCCGCCGCGAACTGACCGTACTTGCCGGTCTCGCCGAAACGAGGGGCGCCGCCGTCAGCAAGGAACGCCTGCTCGATCTCGTCTATGGCACTGGCAGCGCGACGGACGAGAAAGTTATCGAGGTCTACGTCTCGCGGTTGCGCAAACGCCTCGCCGGGCATGGCGTGACCATTCGC